A genomic window from Montipora capricornis isolate CH-2021 chromosome 8, ASM3666992v2, whole genome shotgun sequence includes:
- the LOC138014055 gene encoding uncharacterized protein — MADISAPEFSSSVKCVLERFHIEKFRETQLEAIINLFQGKDVLVLQPTGSGKSLIFQSFPLIVDELRKPVHSSCALVISPLNSLMQDQVRFLTSIGIKAAFIGEEQNDEDIKKRVEAGLFQVVFGSPESFLGSSRWRAMLTSATYSERLCLIAIDEAHCIQHWGFSAKKGEEAFRKWFSRICEIRSLVKGVPLVALTATASKKTKEKIIKALEMEEAVIVNGNPNRKNIAYSVQTVSGGANNTFAPFIEELRKNGTSSERVIIYCQTINVVSHVYGVFKGDLGGDMYVIQGDPKSSMVEMYHSRIDELNQENIVADLAKSDGNIRILISTIAYGMGVNCQGVRTIIHYGPSRNIEAYHQESGRAGRDTPALCTAVMLYSNVMLKYCDDDIKEYAHNNTLCRREALLLHFDANFSDVEKPGKPHECCDVCQRSCKCNGDSCSFVYFPSLKSSFSSEPVLQEREVSCNQLKKLHAKLVYLKTSFSKDVLDTASVKNAALFTSPELLSGFGDTQIDQALTNCQYLFSVADVHKYVDIWDPSVAKEIMVAIQQLFSDTNFEDNFSEEEDSNFFSFVFWGSEQEEELFHNLPEEFFLSVENSDSDSDN; from the exons atggcggatatTAGTGCCCCTGAGTTTTCTTCTTCTGTAAAGTGTGTGTTAGAGCGATTTCATATCGAGAAATTTAGAGAAACACAACTGGAAGCCATTATTAATTTGTTTCAAGGGAAAGATGTTCTAGTGTTACAGCCTACGGGCTCAGGGAAATCCTTGATTTTTCAGTCTTTTCCGCTCATCGTCGATGAGCTGCGGAAGCCAGTCCATTCTAGTTGTGCTTTGGTCATATCTCCGTTAAACTCACTCATGCAGGACCAAGTCAGGTTCCTCACCTCAATCGGTATAAAAGCAGCATTTATTGGCGAGGAGCAGAATGACGAAGATATCAAAAAACGAGTTGAGGCCGGTTTATTTCAGGTCGTGTTTGGGTCTCCGGAGTCGTTTTTGGGAAGTAGCCGATGGCGAGCAATGTTGACAAGTGCTACTTATAGCGAAAGGCTTTGTCTGATTGCCATTGATGAAGCCCACTGTATCCAACACTG GGGCTTTTCTGCCAAAAAAGGAGAGGAAGCATTCAGAAAATGGTTCTCAAGAATATGTGAAATACGCTCTCTTGTGAAAGGGGTTCCCCTTGTTGCACTTACAGCAACAGCAAGtaagaaaaccaaagaaaaaattattaaagcATTGGAGATGGAAGAAGCAGTCATTGTTAATGGGAATCCGAATCGAAAGAACATTGCTTATTCTGTTCAAACTGTCAGTGGTGGGGCAAACAACACCTTTGCTCCTTTTATAGAAGAGTTGAGAAAGAATGGGACAAGTTCCGAAAGAGTTATTATTTATTGTCAAACAATAAACGTTGTCTCACATGTTTACGGAGTGTTTAAGGGTGATTTGGGTGGTGACATGTATGTCATACAAGGAGATCCTAAGAGCAGTATGGTGGAGATGTACCATTCCAGAATTGATGAACTTAATCAGGAGAATATTGTTGCTGACTTGGCCAAATCAGATGGCAACATtagaattttaatttcaacaatTGCATATGGAATGGGAGTGAACTGTCAAGGAGTTAGGACCATAATCCATTATGGTCCTTCAAGGAACATTGAAGCCTACCACCAGGAGAGTGGCAGAGCAGGAAGAGACACACCTGCTCTGTGCACTGCAGTGATGCTTTATTCCAATGTCATGCTCAAATATTGTGATGATGATATTAAGGAATATGCACACAACAACACACTATGCCGTAGGGAAGCTTTGCTTTTGCATtttgatgcaaatttcagtgacGTGGAAAAACCTGGCAAGCCTCATGAATGTTGTGATGTGTGCCAGAGAAGTTGCAAGTGTAATGGCGAttcatgttcttttgtttattttccatcaCTGAAGTCTTCGTTTTCATCAGAGCCTGTCTTACAAGAGAGAGAAGTCAGTTGTAATCAACTTAAAAAGCTCCATGCAAAGTTAGTGTATCTTAAAACATCATTTTCCAAAGACGTCCTTGACACTGCTTCAGTCAAGAATGCTGCCTTATTTACCTCACCTGAACTTCTGTCTGGTTTCGGTGACACCCAAATTGATCAGGCATTAACAAATTGTCAGTATCTTTTTTCTGTTGCTGATGTCCACAAGTATGTGGACATTTGGGATCCAAGTGTCGCAAAAGAGATAATGGTTGCAATTCAGCAACTTTTTAGTGACACcaattttgaagacaatttcTCTGAAGAGGAAGATTcaaatttttttagttttgttttttggggttCTGAGCAAGAAGAAGAACTTTTTCACAACCTCCCAGAGGAGTTTTTCCTTAGTGTAGAAAATTCAGATTCTGACAGTGATAATTAA
- the LOC138014056 gene encoding clumping factor A-like produces the protein MQLIWISDVSTYAINLDDRADSDYVTDFAYLANSDSDYAIDLDDRADSDCVIDLDDLVDSDYVIDLDDRADSDCVIDLDDLVDSDYVIDLDDRADSDCVIDLDDLVDSDYVIDLDDRADSDCVIDLDDLVDSDYVIDLGDLANSDYETTDLND, from the exons ATGCAACTGATCTGGATTTCCGATGTCTCAACCTATGCAATTAATCTGGATGATCGAGCTGACTCAGATTATGTAACTGATTTTGCTTACCTGGCAAACTCAG ACTCAGATTATGCAATTGATCTGGATGACCGAGCTGACTCAGATTGTGTAATTGATTTGGATGACCTGGTAGACTCAGATTATGTAATTGATCTGGACGACCGAGCTGACTCAGATTGTGTAATTGATTTGGATGACCTGGTAGACTCAGATTATGTAATTGATCTGGACGACCGAGCTGACTCAGATTGTGTAATTGATTTGGATGACCTGGTAGACTCAGATTATGTAATTGATCTGGACGACCGAGCTGACTCAGATTGTGTAATTGATTTGGATGACCTGGTAGACTCAGATTATGTAATTGATCTGGGTGACTTAGCCAACTCAGATTATGAAACTACTGATTTGAATGACTGA